One region of Alosa alosa isolate M-15738 ecotype Scorff River chromosome 1, AALO_Geno_1.1, whole genome shotgun sequence genomic DNA includes:
- the dhx30 gene encoding ATP-dependent RNA helicase DHX30 isoform X2, protein MWPQKIETVGFGSRKILAERHAAAAACQKLKELGVLEADNLPRRKKGRGRASPASVWQDEDEECEVPLYKSTFLSRPQSRTKRLIPVSKIPEDDPRVQEARSIFSQPKALLWRVIQMAVSPNKVRETVRYRTVGRKYKTCELTLHWPEKVTFEAFGRNKLEAEKKASALACLRLKELELLDENNEPLTHAQYHKEEVREAGKRMRRPCSLVIPEELEDKMRRYLTQYPIEAEMQKLWAEEDQQAASHQAYEEDDEAEEEAVIDTITGQPYRPLAPAQEQRLSDRLLNQWESANPGLGVSLPVDAHRERVVSVVEGARVVVLAGETGCGKTTRVPRFLLEGRIRAGEGAGCNILVTQPRRISAVSVAQRVAQEMGPALKPSVGYQVRLESRPPERSGGALLFLTVGVLLRKLQSNPTLRGVSHVVVDEVHERDVNTDLLLALLRAVLPQNPHLRLVLMSATGDTQRLVQYFGGCPVVHVPGFMHPVRERYLEEVLREMGRRPQQQQAVQQSRARRGDDDDDATPDLNLVANVINHIHKTGDPGAVLCFLPGWQDIKAVQQKLEESPSFRSGSQMILPLHSSMSVADQQAVFQRPPEGQRKIVLATNIAETSITIDDIVHVVDVGSQKEQSYDPKTKVSCLDTVWVSRSNVTQRKGRAGRCQPGHSYHLFPRERLDSMTTFPIPEILRTPLESLVLQAKIHSPQSKAVEFLSQVLDSPDRTAIKEAVRILQEIGVLDKLESLTPLGERVACMSCDPRLGKVLVLSALFRCTSPLISVAACLTRDPFYNSMENRALIHEAKEELGGSSCSDFLVFSRAVQGWREEQDRDCRNEYLNKYTLSGASLRFIQGLARQFSVNLCEAELVSNPNDCLRPSSTYNQFSQEDELLKAVLMAGLYPNLIQVKRGVVNKGRFRPDGISFRTQTGPVIMHRSTINRGKTQFPSRWMTFFSAVQSNGQVFIRDSSSVHPLALLLMTDCDLTERVSGDHVEVALPGRSLVRWELSTETWNLLWEFRTSLQAMFHRNLRPHAGTDSPQDTELISLLVDLLNHTDQQGEDGHSDAE, encoded by the exons ATGTGGCCTCAAAAGATCGAGACTGTGGGTTTTGGCTCCAGGAAGATTTTAGCAGAGCGCCATGCTGCAGCGGCAGCTTGTCAGAAACTGAAG GAACTGGGTGTCTTGGAAGCAGATAACCTTCCCAGAAGGAAAAAGGGCAGAGGACGAGCTTCACCTGCATCTGTGTGgcaggatgaggatgaggagtgTGAAGTCCCGCTGTACAAAAGTACATTTCTCAGCAGACCACAGAGCAGGACGAAGAGGCTTATTCCTGTTTCTAA GATACCAGAAGATGATCCAAGAGTTCAGGAAGCTCGGTCAATATTCTCTCAGCCAAAAGCTCTCCTTTGGAGGGTCATTCAGATGGCTGTGTCGCCTAACAAAGTCAGA GAAACTGTTCGATACCGCACAGTGGGCAGGAAATATAAGACCTGTGAACTAACCCTGCACTGGCCCGAGAAGGTGACATTTGAGGCTTTTGGGCGTAACAAATTGGAAGCAGAAAAGAAAGCCTCTGCTCTGGCTTGTCTCAGACTAAAG GAACTGGAGTTGCTTGATGAGAACAATGAGCCTCTCACCCACGCCCAGTACCATAAGGAAGAGGTGCGAGAGGCAGGGAAAAGGATGCGGCGGCCCTGTAGCCTCGTCATCCCTGAGGAGCTGGAGGACAAGATGAGACGGTACCTCACTCAG TACCCCATTGAGGCTGAGATGCAGAAACTCTGGGCTGAGGAAGATCAGCAAGCCGCAAGCCATCAGGCCTACGAGGAAGATGATGAGGCGGAAGAGGAAGCTGTCATAGACACCATCACAGGTCAGCCTTACCGCCCCCTTGCTCCTGCCCAGGAGCAACGTCTGAGTGACAGGCTGTTGAACCAATGGGAGAGCGCCAATCCCGGCCTGGGAGTGAGCCTGCCCGTGGACGCTCACCGTGAGCGGGTGGTGTCGGTGGTGGAAGGGGCGCGCGTGGTGGTGCTGGCAGGGGAGACGGGGTGCGGGAAGACCACACGTGTGCCACGCTTCCTGTTGGAGGGCCGCATTCGGGCTGGTGAGGGCGCAGGGTGCAACATCCTGGTCACGCAGCCACGACGAATCAGTGCTGTGTCCGTGGCCCAGCGGGTCGCCCAGGAAATGGGCCCAGCTCTCAAACCCAGTGTGGGCTACCAG GTGCGTTTGGAGTCGCGTCCGCCGGAGCGGAGTGGCGGGGCACTGCTCTTCCTGACGGTGGGTGTGCTGCTGCGCAAGCTCCAGAGCAACCCCACACTGCGCGGGGTCAGTCACGTGGTGGTGGACGAGGTGCACGAGCGCGACGTCAACACCGACCTGCTGCTGGCACTGCTGCGTGCGGTGCTGCCCCAGAACCCTCACTTGCGCCTGGTGCTCATGAGCGCCACAGGAGACACGCAGCGGCTGGTGCAGTACTTCGGCGGCTGCCCCGTGGTGCACGTGCCCGGGTTCATGCACCCAGTGCGGGAGCGCTACCTGGAGGAGGTGCTGAGGGAGATGGGCCGCCggccgcagcagcagcaagctGTCCAGCAGAGCAGGGCACGA AGAGGGGATGACGACGATGATGCTACCCCAGATCTCAATCTGGTTGCTAATGTCATCAACCACATTCACAAAACAGGGGATCCAG GTGCAGTCTTGTGTTTCCTGCCTGGCTGGCAGGACATTAAAGCTGTGCAGCAGAAGCTGGAGGAGAGTCCGTCGTTCCGATCAGGCTCTCAGATGATCTTACCAT TGCACTCCAGCATGTCTGTGGCAGACCAGCAGGCTGTGTTTCAGCGCCCCCCAGAGGGGCAGCGCAAGATTGTCCTGGCCACCAACATTGCAGAGACGTCCATTACCATCGATGATATTGTTCACGTGGTGGATGTCGGCTCTCAGAAGGAGCAGAGCTATGACCCCAAGACAAAG GTTTCCTGTCTGGACACAGTCTGGGTGTCGCGGTCTAATGTCACCCAGCGTAAAGGCAGGGCGGGCAGGTGCCAACCCGGGCATTCTTACCACCTGTTCCCCCGCGAACGCCTGGACTCTATGACAACGTTCCCCATCCCAGAGATCCTGCGCACCCCTCTGGAGAGTCTGGTGCTACAGGCCAAGATTCACAGCCCACAGAGCAAG GCAGTAGAGTTCTTATCACAGGTGCTGGATTCTCCAGATCGGACAGCCATTAAGGAAGCTGTGAGGATTTTGCAGGAAATTG GCGTGCTGGACAAATTGGAGAGTCTGACCCCTCTGGGCGAGCGGGTGGCCTGCATGTCGTGTGACCCACGCCTTGGGAAGGTTCTGGTGCTGTCCGCTCTCTTCCGCTGCACCTCCCCCCTCATCTCGGTGGCTGCGTGCCTGACCAGAGATCCCTTCTACAACAGTATGGAGAACAGAGCCCTCATCCACGAG GCCAAAGAGGAACTGGGAGGCTCCAGCTGCAGTGACTTCCTGGTGTTCAGTCGTGCTGTGCAGGGCTGGAGGGAGGAGCAGGACCGGGACTGCAGGAATGAGTATCTGAATAAGTACACTCTGTCTGGGGCCAGTCTGCGCTTCATCCAGG GCCTGGCTCGTCAGTTCAGTGTGAACCTCTGTGAGGCTGAGCTGGTCTCCAACCCCAATGACTGCCTCCGTCCCTCCTCCACCTACAACCAGTTCAGCCAAGAGGACGAGCTGCTCAAAGCCGTGCTGATGGCTGGTCTCTACCCAAACCTCATACAG GTGAAGAGAGGTGTTGTGAACAAAGGTAGATTTCGGCCTGACGGCATCTCTTTCCGCACTCAGACTGGGCCCGTGATAATGCACCGGTCTACCATCAACAG AGGTAAAACCCAGTTTCCCAGCCGTTGGATGACATTCTTCAGTGCAGTCCAGTCAAACGGTCAGGTGTTCATCAGGGACTCCTCCTCAGTCCATCCACTAGCCCTGCTCCTGATGACCGACTGTGACCTCACAGAGAGAG tTTCTGGTGACCATGTTGAGGTAGCCCTGCCTGGACGGTCTCTCGTGCGCTGGGAGCTGTCCACAGAGACGTGGAACCTGCTGTGGGAGTTCCGCACATCCCTACAGGCCATGTTCCATCGGAACCTGCGTCCCCACGCCGGGACCGACAGCCCTCAGGACACGGAGCTCATCTCCCTCTTGGTGGACCTTCTGAACCACACGGACCAGCAGGGGGAGGATGGACACAGTGATGCGGAGTGA
- the dhx30 gene encoding ATP-dependent RNA helicase DHX30 isoform X1 translates to MALPGFTLMRLRALCNLGSKTFEIGNRVGINCTWASRHSTKVGPVGTLEGTAETTKGHPSLLNEFPEPKDLLYRTLARSLGLSDPSHLIQYNCTDGEVKRATVTVMWPQKIETVGFGSRKILAERHAAAAACQKLKELGVLEADNLPRRKKGRGRASPASVWQDEDEECEVPLYKSTFLSRPQSRTKRLIPVSKIPEDDPRVQEARSIFSQPKALLWRVIQMAVSPNKVRETVRYRTVGRKYKTCELTLHWPEKVTFEAFGRNKLEAEKKASALACLRLKELELLDENNEPLTHAQYHKEEVREAGKRMRRPCSLVIPEELEDKMRRYLTQYPIEAEMQKLWAEEDQQAASHQAYEEDDEAEEEAVIDTITGQPYRPLAPAQEQRLSDRLLNQWESANPGLGVSLPVDAHRERVVSVVEGARVVVLAGETGCGKTTRVPRFLLEGRIRAGEGAGCNILVTQPRRISAVSVAQRVAQEMGPALKPSVGYQVRLESRPPERSGGALLFLTVGVLLRKLQSNPTLRGVSHVVVDEVHERDVNTDLLLALLRAVLPQNPHLRLVLMSATGDTQRLVQYFGGCPVVHVPGFMHPVRERYLEEVLREMGRRPQQQQAVQQSRARRGDDDDDATPDLNLVANVINHIHKTGDPGAVLCFLPGWQDIKAVQQKLEESPSFRSGSQMILPLHSSMSVADQQAVFQRPPEGQRKIVLATNIAETSITIDDIVHVVDVGSQKEQSYDPKTKVSCLDTVWVSRSNVTQRKGRAGRCQPGHSYHLFPRERLDSMTTFPIPEILRTPLESLVLQAKIHSPQSKAVEFLSQVLDSPDRTAIKEAVRILQEIGVLDKLESLTPLGERVACMSCDPRLGKVLVLSALFRCTSPLISVAACLTRDPFYNSMENRALIHEAKEELGGSSCSDFLVFSRAVQGWREEQDRDCRNEYLNKYTLSGASLRFIQGLARQFSVNLCEAELVSNPNDCLRPSSTYNQFSQEDELLKAVLMAGLYPNLIQVKRGVVNKGRFRPDGISFRTQTGPVIMHRSTINRGKTQFPSRWMTFFSAVQSNGQVFIRDSSSVHPLALLLMTDCDLTERVSGDHVEVALPGRSLVRWELSTETWNLLWEFRTSLQAMFHRNLRPHAGTDSPQDTELISLLVDLLNHTDQQGEDGHSDAE, encoded by the exons ATGGCGCTGCCCGGCTTTACACTCATGCGGCTCCGTGCGTTGTGCAACCTTGGAAGTAAAACGTTTGAAATTGGGAACCGGGTGGGAATAAATTGTACCTGGGCCAGTCGACACAGTACCAAAGTCGGTCCAGTTGGTACACTTGAAGGAACAGCCGAAACAACAAAAG GTCATCCTAGCCTGCTGAATGAGTTCCCAGAACCAAAAGATCTTCTCTACCGTACCTTGGCCCGTTCTCTAGGGCTGTCCGATCCTTCTCATCTCATCCAGTACAACTGCACCGATGGAGAGGTCAAG AGGGCCACTGTGACGGTGATGTGGCCTCAAAAGATCGAGACTGTGGGTTTTGGCTCCAGGAAGATTTTAGCAGAGCGCCATGCTGCAGCGGCAGCTTGTCAGAAACTGAAG GAACTGGGTGTCTTGGAAGCAGATAACCTTCCCAGAAGGAAAAAGGGCAGAGGACGAGCTTCACCTGCATCTGTGTGgcaggatgaggatgaggagtgTGAAGTCCCGCTGTACAAAAGTACATTTCTCAGCAGACCACAGAGCAGGACGAAGAGGCTTATTCCTGTTTCTAA GATACCAGAAGATGATCCAAGAGTTCAGGAAGCTCGGTCAATATTCTCTCAGCCAAAAGCTCTCCTTTGGAGGGTCATTCAGATGGCTGTGTCGCCTAACAAAGTCAGA GAAACTGTTCGATACCGCACAGTGGGCAGGAAATATAAGACCTGTGAACTAACCCTGCACTGGCCCGAGAAGGTGACATTTGAGGCTTTTGGGCGTAACAAATTGGAAGCAGAAAAGAAAGCCTCTGCTCTGGCTTGTCTCAGACTAAAG GAACTGGAGTTGCTTGATGAGAACAATGAGCCTCTCACCCACGCCCAGTACCATAAGGAAGAGGTGCGAGAGGCAGGGAAAAGGATGCGGCGGCCCTGTAGCCTCGTCATCCCTGAGGAGCTGGAGGACAAGATGAGACGGTACCTCACTCAG TACCCCATTGAGGCTGAGATGCAGAAACTCTGGGCTGAGGAAGATCAGCAAGCCGCAAGCCATCAGGCCTACGAGGAAGATGATGAGGCGGAAGAGGAAGCTGTCATAGACACCATCACAGGTCAGCCTTACCGCCCCCTTGCTCCTGCCCAGGAGCAACGTCTGAGTGACAGGCTGTTGAACCAATGGGAGAGCGCCAATCCCGGCCTGGGAGTGAGCCTGCCCGTGGACGCTCACCGTGAGCGGGTGGTGTCGGTGGTGGAAGGGGCGCGCGTGGTGGTGCTGGCAGGGGAGACGGGGTGCGGGAAGACCACACGTGTGCCACGCTTCCTGTTGGAGGGCCGCATTCGGGCTGGTGAGGGCGCAGGGTGCAACATCCTGGTCACGCAGCCACGACGAATCAGTGCTGTGTCCGTGGCCCAGCGGGTCGCCCAGGAAATGGGCCCAGCTCTCAAACCCAGTGTGGGCTACCAG GTGCGTTTGGAGTCGCGTCCGCCGGAGCGGAGTGGCGGGGCACTGCTCTTCCTGACGGTGGGTGTGCTGCTGCGCAAGCTCCAGAGCAACCCCACACTGCGCGGGGTCAGTCACGTGGTGGTGGACGAGGTGCACGAGCGCGACGTCAACACCGACCTGCTGCTGGCACTGCTGCGTGCGGTGCTGCCCCAGAACCCTCACTTGCGCCTGGTGCTCATGAGCGCCACAGGAGACACGCAGCGGCTGGTGCAGTACTTCGGCGGCTGCCCCGTGGTGCACGTGCCCGGGTTCATGCACCCAGTGCGGGAGCGCTACCTGGAGGAGGTGCTGAGGGAGATGGGCCGCCggccgcagcagcagcaagctGTCCAGCAGAGCAGGGCACGA AGAGGGGATGACGACGATGATGCTACCCCAGATCTCAATCTGGTTGCTAATGTCATCAACCACATTCACAAAACAGGGGATCCAG GTGCAGTCTTGTGTTTCCTGCCTGGCTGGCAGGACATTAAAGCTGTGCAGCAGAAGCTGGAGGAGAGTCCGTCGTTCCGATCAGGCTCTCAGATGATCTTACCAT TGCACTCCAGCATGTCTGTGGCAGACCAGCAGGCTGTGTTTCAGCGCCCCCCAGAGGGGCAGCGCAAGATTGTCCTGGCCACCAACATTGCAGAGACGTCCATTACCATCGATGATATTGTTCACGTGGTGGATGTCGGCTCTCAGAAGGAGCAGAGCTATGACCCCAAGACAAAG GTTTCCTGTCTGGACACAGTCTGGGTGTCGCGGTCTAATGTCACCCAGCGTAAAGGCAGGGCGGGCAGGTGCCAACCCGGGCATTCTTACCACCTGTTCCCCCGCGAACGCCTGGACTCTATGACAACGTTCCCCATCCCAGAGATCCTGCGCACCCCTCTGGAGAGTCTGGTGCTACAGGCCAAGATTCACAGCCCACAGAGCAAG GCAGTAGAGTTCTTATCACAGGTGCTGGATTCTCCAGATCGGACAGCCATTAAGGAAGCTGTGAGGATTTTGCAGGAAATTG GCGTGCTGGACAAATTGGAGAGTCTGACCCCTCTGGGCGAGCGGGTGGCCTGCATGTCGTGTGACCCACGCCTTGGGAAGGTTCTGGTGCTGTCCGCTCTCTTCCGCTGCACCTCCCCCCTCATCTCGGTGGCTGCGTGCCTGACCAGAGATCCCTTCTACAACAGTATGGAGAACAGAGCCCTCATCCACGAG GCCAAAGAGGAACTGGGAGGCTCCAGCTGCAGTGACTTCCTGGTGTTCAGTCGTGCTGTGCAGGGCTGGAGGGAGGAGCAGGACCGGGACTGCAGGAATGAGTATCTGAATAAGTACACTCTGTCTGGGGCCAGTCTGCGCTTCATCCAGG GCCTGGCTCGTCAGTTCAGTGTGAACCTCTGTGAGGCTGAGCTGGTCTCCAACCCCAATGACTGCCTCCGTCCCTCCTCCACCTACAACCAGTTCAGCCAAGAGGACGAGCTGCTCAAAGCCGTGCTGATGGCTGGTCTCTACCCAAACCTCATACAG GTGAAGAGAGGTGTTGTGAACAAAGGTAGATTTCGGCCTGACGGCATCTCTTTCCGCACTCAGACTGGGCCCGTGATAATGCACCGGTCTACCATCAACAG AGGTAAAACCCAGTTTCCCAGCCGTTGGATGACATTCTTCAGTGCAGTCCAGTCAAACGGTCAGGTGTTCATCAGGGACTCCTCCTCAGTCCATCCACTAGCCCTGCTCCTGATGACCGACTGTGACCTCACAGAGAGAG tTTCTGGTGACCATGTTGAGGTAGCCCTGCCTGGACGGTCTCTCGTGCGCTGGGAGCTGTCCACAGAGACGTGGAACCTGCTGTGGGAGTTCCGCACATCCCTACAGGCCATGTTCCATCGGAACCTGCGTCCCCACGCCGGGACCGACAGCCCTCAGGACACGGAGCTCATCTCCCTCTTGGTGGACCTTCTGAACCACACGGACCAGCAGGGGGAGGATGGACACAGTGATGCGGAGTGA
- the LOC125308440 gene encoding LOW QUALITY PROTEIN: chymotrypsin-like elastase family member 3B (The sequence of the model RefSeq protein was modified relative to this genomic sequence to represent the inferred CDS: substituted 1 base at 1 genomic stop codon): MKITCIYIMIXTVYCFPVSGCGTPTYTPNTSRVVNGEEARPHSWPWQALLETFFPVCGATLIAPNWVLTAAHCINFHTYRVVLGDHNQNQQEGPEQFIMVDKMFIHPKWNDGCVSCGNDIALLKLEKSATLNDKVQLACLPEPDSVLAHNLPCYATGWGRLYTGGPRPDTLQQGLVPVVEYDVCRQSDWWGSSVKTTMVCVGGDAVSTCHGDSGGPLNCQGRDGKWIVEGVSSFVSGNSCNTLKKPSVFTRVASFIPWITETMANN, from the exons ATGAAAATAACTTGTATTTATATCATGATTTAAACTGTATACTGTTTCCCAGTGTCTGGTTGTGGTACTCCCACCTATACTCCAAACACCAGCCGGGTGGTGAATGGGGAAGAGGCTCGGCCCCACAGCTGGCCCTGGCAG GCCTTACTGGAGACATTTTTCCCTGTCTGTGGTGCCACCCTTATTGCCCCAAACTGGGTTCTAACAGCAGCCCACTGCATCAA CTTCCACACATACCGGGTGGTCCTCGGAGATCACAATCAGAACCAGCAAGAGGGCCCAGAACAGTTCATCATGGTGGATAAAATGTTCATACATCCAAAATGGAATGACGGTTGCGTATCCTGTGG GAATGACATCGCCCTCCTTAAACTGGAGAAAAGTGCCACCCTGAATGACAAAGTGCAGTTAGCTTGCCTGCCCGAGCCCGATTCTGTCCTTGCTCACAATCTGCCCTGTTATGCCACTGGCTGGGGCAGACTCTACA CGGGTGGTCCCCGCCCAGACACGCTGCAGCAGGGCCTGGTGCCTGTTGTGGAGTATGACGTGTGCCGTCAGAGTGACTGGTGGGGCTCCAGCGTGAAGACCACCATGGTCTGTGTGGGGGGAGACGCTGTGTCAACCTGCCAT GGAGACTCTGGTGGGCCTTTGAACTGTCAGGGCCGTGATGGAAAGTGGATCGTTGAAGGAGTCAGTAGCTTTGTGAGTGGCAACAGCTGTAACACCCTCAAGAAGCCCAGTGTCTTCACCAGAGTGGCCTCCTTCATCCCCTGGATCACAGAG ACAATGGCCAACAACTGA